From Flavobacterium arcticum, the proteins below share one genomic window:
- a CDS encoding methylmalonyl-CoA mutase family protein: MEQAQPYTPKNKVRIVTAASLFDGHDAAINIMRRIIQSTGVEVIHLGHDRSVEEVVNTAIQEDANAIAMTSYQGGHNEYFKYMHDLLKEKGAGHIKIFGGGGGVILPEEIKELHEYGITRIYSPDDGRELGLQGMINDLVQQADYPIGDKLTDEANHLEDKVPTAIARVISAAENFPEIAKETLDAIHKKNETSKIPVLGITGTGGAGKSSLVDELVRRFLIDFPEKTIGLISVDPSKRKTGGALLGDRIRMNAINNPRVYMRSLATRQSNLALSKYVAEAIQVLKAAKYDIIILETSGIGQSDTEILEHSDVSLYVMTPEFGAATQLEKIDMLDFADLVAINKFDKRGSLDALRDVKKQYQRNHNLWHDDPDTLPVFGTIASQFNDPGMNTLYKKIMDKVAERTEADLKSTFEITREMSEKIFVIPPSRTRYLSEIAENNRKYDEVALSQQEVAQKLYGIYKTIESVTGKIPQLTKFGIEESSFAMSQAEGQDGKQELSSLLLKEFDRVKMDLDPYNWEIILTWDEKVNKYKNPVYTFKVRNKEIKIQTHTESLSHSQIPKIALPKYQAWGDILRWCLQENVPGEFPFTSGLYPFKREGEDPTRMFAGEGGPERTNRRFHYVSLGMPAKRLSTAFDSVTLYGNDPDFRPDIYGKIGNAGVSICCLDDAKKLYSGFNLADAMTSVSMTINGPAPMLLGFFMNAAIDQQCELYIKEHGLEAEVEAKIKKIYADKGVARPRYNGELPKGNDGLGLMLLGATGDMVLPADVYNEIKIRTLSQVRGTVQADILKEDQAQNTCIFSTEFALRLMGDVQEYFITNNVRNFYSVSISGYHIAEAGANPITQLAFTLANGFTYVEYYLSRGMNINDFGPNLSFFFSNGIDPEYAVIGRVARKIWAKALKNKYGANERAQMLKYHIQTSGRSLHAQEIDFNDIRTTLQALYAIYDNCNSLHTNAYDEAITTPTEESVRRAMAIQLIINKELGLAKNENPIQGSFIIEELTDLVEAAVLTEFDRITERGGVLGAMETMYQRSKIQEESLYYETLKHTGEFPIIGVNTFLSSKGSPTVVPLEVIRATEEEKQFQIETLNTLHSAHAEKVKETLAVIQETAIKNENIFEKLMEATKVSSLGQITAALFEVGGQYRRNM, translated from the coding sequence ATGGAACAAGCACAACCTTATACTCCCAAAAATAAAGTAAGAATAGTTACAGCAGCCTCATTATTTGATGGTCACGATGCTGCAATAAATATTATGCGTCGTATTATTCAATCGACAGGTGTAGAGGTTATACACCTTGGGCACGACCGTAGTGTAGAAGAAGTGGTAAATACTGCTATACAAGAAGATGCTAATGCTATAGCCATGACATCTTACCAAGGTGGGCACAACGAATATTTTAAGTATATGCACGACCTTTTAAAAGAAAAAGGAGCAGGACATATAAAAATATTTGGTGGTGGTGGCGGTGTTATTTTGCCTGAAGAGATAAAAGAGTTGCACGAATATGGTATTACCCGTATTTATTCGCCAGATGATGGTCGTGAGCTTGGACTTCAAGGGATGATAAACGATTTAGTACAACAAGCCGATTACCCTATTGGCGATAAGCTAACCGATGAAGCAAATCATCTTGAAGATAAAGTACCTACAGCTATTGCAAGAGTTATCTCGGCAGCAGAGAATTTCCCTGAAATAGCTAAAGAAACGCTTGATGCTATCCATAAGAAAAACGAAACTTCAAAAATACCAGTACTAGGTATAACAGGTACAGGTGGTGCAGGTAAATCATCTTTAGTAGATGAGTTGGTACGTCGTTTCCTTATTGATTTCCCAGAGAAAACAATTGGTCTTATATCTGTAGACCCTTCTAAGCGTAAAACAGGTGGTGCTTTACTGGGCGACCGCATCAGGATGAATGCCATAAATAACCCGAGGGTATATATGCGTTCGCTTGCTACAAGGCAAAGTAACTTAGCACTTTCTAAATATGTAGCCGAAGCTATACAAGTGCTTAAAGCTGCAAAATATGATATTATAATTCTTGAAACATCAGGTATTGGTCAATCTGATACCGAGATATTAGAGCACTCTGATGTGTCGTTATATGTAATGACACCAGAATTTGGTGCTGCTACACAGTTGGAAAAAATTGACATGCTTGATTTTGCTGACCTTGTTGCCATTAATAAGTTTGACAAACGTGGTTCGCTAGATGCGCTTCGTGATGTTAAAAAACAATACCAACGTAATCATAACCTGTGGCATGACGACCCAGATACTTTACCTGTATTTGGTACGATTGCTTCGCAGTTTAACGACCCAGGGATGAATACGCTGTACAAAAAGATAATGGATAAAGTAGCGGAAAGAACAGAAGCCGACTTAAAGTCAACTTTTGAAATTACCCGCGAAATGAGCGAGAAAATATTTGTGATTCCGCCAAGCCGTACACGTTATCTAAGCGAAATAGCAGAGAATAACCGTAAGTATGATGAGGTAGCCTTATCTCAGCAAGAGGTGGCACAAAAACTATACGGTATATATAAAACCATAGAGTCGGTTACAGGTAAAATACCACAACTTACTAAGTTTGGTATAGAAGAATCTTCTTTCGCAATGAGCCAAGCCGAAGGGCAAGACGGTAAGCAGGAATTATCGTCACTTTTACTAAAAGAGTTCGACCGTGTAAAAATGGATCTTGACCCTTACAATTGGGAAATTATTTTGACTTGGGATGAAAAAGTAAACAAATATAAAAATCCTGTTTATACCTTTAAAGTAAGAAATAAAGAAATAAAAATACAAACGCATACCGAGTCGCTTTCGCACTCACAAATACCGAAAATTGCCTTACCAAAGTATCAGGCTTGGGGCGATATATTACGTTGGTGTTTACAAGAAAATGTACCGGGAGAATTCCCATTTACATCAGGATTATATCCGTTTAAACGAGAGGGCGAAGACCCTACACGTATGTTTGCAGGAGAGGGAGGTCCCGAGCGTACCAACAGACGTTTTCACTATGTAAGCTTAGGTATGCCTGCAAAACGTTTATCTACAGCATTTGATAGTGTTACACTTTATGGTAATGACCCAGATTTCCGTCCAGATATTTATGGTAAAATTGGTAATGCAGGTGTTTCTATCTGCTGTTTGGATGATGCTAAAAAATTATATTCAGGTTTCAACCTAGCAGATGCTATGACATCGGTGAGTATGACTATTAATGGTCCTGCACCAATGTTGTTAGGTTTCTTTATGAATGCAGCTATCGACCAGCAATGTGAGCTTTACATTAAAGAACACGGACTGGAAGCAGAAGTTGAAGCAAAAATCAAAAAAATATATGCTGATAAAGGCGTAGCACGTCCGCGTTATAATGGCGAATTGCCAAAAGGTAACGATGGTTTAGGGTTAATGTTACTAGGTGCTACTGGAGATATGGTACTACCTGCTGATGTATATAATGAAATAAAAATACGTACCCTAAGCCAAGTGCGTGGTACAGTGCAAGCCGATATATTAAAAGAAGACCAAGCACAAAACACTTGTATTTTCTCTACGGAGTTTGCACTTCGATTAATGGGCGATGTACAGGAATATTTTATTACTAATAATGTAAGGAACTTCTACTCGGTTTCTATATCAGGATACCACATTGCCGAGGCGGGTGCTAATCCTATTACACAGTTAGCGTTTACGCTTGCTAATGGCTTTACATACGTGGAATACTACCTAAGCCGTGGCATGAACATTAACGATTTTGGTCCTAACCTGTCGTTCTTCTTTAGTAATGGTATCGACCCTGAATATGCAGTAATAGGTCGTGTGGCTCGTAAAATATGGGCTAAAGCACTTAAAAATAAATACGGCGCTAACGAGCGTGCACAGATGTTGAAGTATCACATTCAAACATCAGGACGTTCGCTACACGCACAAGAAATTGACTTTAACGACATTCGTACTACGCTACAGGCATTATATGCTATTTATGATAATTGTAACTCGCTACATACCAACGCATATGATGAAGCGATTACTACACCCACAGAGGAGAGTGTGCGTAGAGCAATGGCAATTCAGCTAATCATAAACAAAGAGCTAGGACTTGCTAAAAACGAAAACCCAATACAAGGTTCGTTTATTATAGAAGAACTTACTGACCTTGTAGAAGCAGCCGTATTAACAGAGTTTGACCGTATTACAGAGCGTGGTGGAGTACTTGGTGCTATGGAAACCATGTACCAACGTAGTAAAATACAGGAAGAAAGCTTGTATTATGAAACCTTGAAACATACTGGTGAGTTCCCTATTATTGGGGTAAATACTTTCTTGAGTAGTAAAGGTTCGCCTACGGTTGTACCATTAGAGGTTATCCGTGCAACAGAGGAAGAAAAACAATTTCAGATTGAGACACTAAATACGCTACATAGTGCGCATGCCGAAAAGGTAAAAGAAACCCTTGCCGTAATACAAGAAACGGCTATTAAAAATGAAAATATCTTTGAAAAGCTTATGGAAGCTACCAAAGTAAGCTC
- a CDS encoding VOC family protein, producing the protein MKILELELLTDTITGTESFYREVLGLEPYMKEGKSVLFYQIGYTKLIFKKSENVKPVYHFAIDIPNNRFDEGHDFMKKKVDIIPVPGGSNIADFRNWHARSFYFYDNNGNILEFITRYDNNVLSSTAFSNESYISISEIGLVTQKVPEFADSITAKFGVPIFHRQPRAEQFTVLGNDEGLFILVENEREWYPVTIKAHSYHTRVLFMNSGVVHQFVM; encoded by the coding sequence ATGAAAATATTAGAACTGGAATTGCTTACGGATACTATTACTGGAACAGAATCTTTTTATAGAGAGGTTCTAGGGCTGGAACCATATATGAAAGAAGGTAAATCAGTACTTTTTTACCAAATAGGCTATACCAAGCTGATTTTTAAAAAATCTGAAAATGTAAAACCCGTATATCATTTTGCTATAGATATTCCTAATAATCGATTTGATGAAGGGCATGACTTTATGAAAAAGAAAGTCGATATTATACCCGTGCCAGGCGGAAGCAATATTGCCGATTTTAGGAATTGGCATGCGCGATCTTTCTATTTTTATGATAATAATGGTAATATACTAGAGTTCATTACTCGCTATGATAATAATGTATTATCTAGTACAGCTTTTAGTAATGAATCTTATATTTCGATAAGCGAAATAGGTTTGGTTACTCAAAAAGTTCCTGAGTTTGCCGATAGTATTACCGCAAAGTTTGGAGTACCTATTTTTCATAGACAGCCTCGTGCAGAACAATTTACTGTTTTGGGCAATGATGAGGGACTTTTTATTTTAGTTGAAAATGAGCGCGAATGGTACCCTGTAACAATAAAAGCCCATTCTTATCATACTCGTGTATTGTTTATGAATAGCGGAGTTGTGCATCAGTTTGTTATGTAA
- a CDS encoding catalase → MKHNKLTTASGRPYTENEDSKTVGPRGPILLEDYILHEKMAHFNRERIPERVVHAKGSAAFGTFTVTHDITKYTKAKLFSEVGKQTNTLLRFSTVGGEKGSADTERDPRGFALKFYTEDGNWDLVGNNTPVFFIKDPKKFGDFIHTQKRDPQTNMKSPTMMWDYWSLNPESLHQVLILMSDRGTPYGHRHMNGYGSHTFSFMNKNDERFYVKFHFKTAQGIKNFTDEEATAMKGKDPDFSQRDLFENIEQGNYPKWNLKIQVMPEAEAKTYHLNPFDLTKVWPHKDYPLIDVGVLELNRNPDNYFQDVEQAAFAPAHVVDGVGYSPDKMLQGRLLSYPDAHRYRLGANYEQIPVNRCPFAVNNYQRDGAMRIDGNGGSKPNYFPNSFDDIKIDESYKEPAQELESSIADWYDRNAENENDHYTQPGNLFRLMTDEAKANTIHNIVGAMSGINGVKKEEIINRQLCHWFRADVNLGMAIAKGLGINVDMDMMR, encoded by the coding sequence ATGAAACATAATAAACTTACAACCGCCTCAGGAAGACCTTATACAGAGAATGAAGATTCGAAAACTGTAGGACCTCGCGGACCTATATTACTAGAAGATTATATACTACACGAAAAAATGGCTCATTTTAATAGAGAGCGTATTCCTGAAAGGGTAGTACATGCTAAAGGCTCTGCGGCATTTGGTACTTTTACAGTTACACATGATATTACTAAATATACCAAAGCTAAATTATTTTCGGAAGTTGGAAAACAGACAAATACATTGCTTCGTTTTTCTACTGTAGGGGGCGAAAAAGGTTCTGCTGATACGGAGCGTGACCCTCGTGGTTTTGCACTGAAATTTTATACCGAAGATGGCAATTGGGATTTGGTAGGAAATAATACTCCAGTATTTTTTATAAAAGATCCTAAAAAGTTTGGCGACTTTATACATACCCAAAAACGCGACCCGCAAACCAATATGAAATCGCCTACTATGATGTGGGACTACTGGTCGCTTAACCCCGAAAGTTTACATCAGGTATTAATTTTAATGAGCGATAGAGGTACACCCTATGGGCATAGACACATGAATGGTTATGGTAGCCATACTTTTTCGTTCATGAATAAAAATGATGAGCGCTTTTATGTAAAATTCCATTTTAAAACAGCACAAGGAATTAAAAATTTTACCGATGAAGAGGCTACAGCAATGAAAGGTAAAGATCCTGATTTTTCGCAACGTGATCTTTTTGAAAATATAGAGCAAGGCAATTACCCTAAATGGAATTTAAAAATACAGGTAATGCCCGAAGCAGAAGCAAAAACGTATCATCTTAACCCGTTTGACTTGACTAAAGTATGGCCACATAAAGATTATCCGCTTATAGATGTTGGGGTACTAGAGCTAAATCGTAACCCCGATAATTATTTTCAGGATGTAGAGCAGGCTGCTTTTGCTCCTGCACACGTGGTAGATGGTGTGGGGTACTCACCAGATAAGATGTTGCAAGGTAGGTTATTGTCTTACCCAGATGCACATCGTTATAGATTAGGAGCGAATTATGAGCAAATACCTGTAAACCGCTGTCCTTTTGCTGTGAATAATTACCAGAGAGATGGAGCTATGCGAATTGATGGTAACGGAGGTAGTAAACCAAATTACTTCCCGAATAGCTTTGATGATATAAAAATAGATGAAAGCTATAAAGAACCTGCACAGGAGTTGGAGAGCAGTATAGCCGACTGGTATGATCGCAATGCAGAAAATGAGAATGACCACTATACACAACCAGGAAACCTTTTCCGATTGATGACAGATGAGGCTAAAGCCAATACTATACACAATATTGTTGGAGCTATGAGTGGGATAAACGGTGTTAAAAAAGAAGAAATAATCAATAGGCAACTCTGCCACTGGTTTAGAGCTGATGTTAACCTAGGTATGGCAATAGCCAAAGGATTAGGTATTAATGTAGATATGGATATGATGAGATAA
- a CDS encoding DUF4197 domain-containing protein produces MRKIVFTLLLVTTLYTNANAQFKDLLNKAKDKVSSVTGDNSLSNTDIASGLKEALNKGVTEQVTKLTAEDGFYKNEAVKILLPEELQKVDKTLRKMGMNDLADEGIKVLNRAAEEAVKEATPIFVDAITNMSFNDAKNILVGEDNSATLYLEKTTTQPLYTKFSPVVNESLEKVGANTVWETIITKYNSLPFVSDVNPDLTDYVTNKALEGVFTMIAVEEKDIRTNLSSRTSDLLKKVFALQD; encoded by the coding sequence ATGAGAAAAATAGTATTCACTTTATTATTAGTAACTACCTTATATACAAATGCTAATGCTCAATTTAAAGACCTACTTAACAAAGCAAAAGATAAGGTGAGTAGTGTAACAGGAGATAACTCACTTAGTAATACAGACATTGCATCTGGACTTAAAGAAGCACTTAATAAAGGGGTAACAGAGCAAGTTACCAAACTAACGGCTGAAGATGGTTTTTATAAAAATGAAGCTGTAAAAATACTGCTACCCGAAGAGCTGCAAAAAGTAGATAAAACTCTTAGAAAAATGGGTATGAACGATCTTGCCGATGAAGGTATAAAGGTACTGAACCGTGCTGCCGAAGAAGCTGTAAAAGAGGCTACACCAATATTTGTAGATGCTATAACTAATATGAGTTTTAACGATGCTAAAAATATATTAGTAGGTGAAGATAACTCGGCAACACTATACCTCGAAAAAACAACAACTCAACCACTATATACAAAATTTAGTCCTGTAGTAAATGAATCGTTAGAAAAAGTAGGTGCTAATACCGTTTGGGAAACTATTATAACAAAATATAACAGTTTACCTTTTGTTAGTGATGTAAACCCAGACCTTACTGACTATGTTACCAATAAAGCTCTAGAAGGTGTTTTTACCATGATAGCAGTAGAAGAAAAGGATATAAGGACAAATTTATCGTCTAGAACTTCCGATTTGTTAAAAAAAGTATTTGCTTTACAGGATTAA
- a CDS encoding DUF4197 domain-containing protein, with the protein MKKIFGAIIAISFTLSSCAELQQVASQLPQASGILSNADIASGLKEALDKGIDKQVAKLTKTDGFYKNQMVKILLPDELQQVDKTLRKIGLSKLADEGLKVMNRAAEDAVKEATPIFVSAVKNMTFNDAKNILMGADNSATNYLQSTTSSQLYTKFNPVIKSSFDKVGADKIWSNIIAKYNAVPFVEKVNPDLTDYVTNKALEGVFTMIAVEEKDIRTNINERTSTLLKKVFALQD; encoded by the coding sequence ATGAAGAAAATATTTGGAGCTATAATAGCCATATCATTTACCCTTTCGAGCTGTGCCGAATTACAACAAGTAGCCTCTCAACTACCACAAGCATCAGGAATTCTGAGTAATGCCGATATCGCATCGGGGCTTAAAGAAGCTCTTGATAAAGGTATTGACAAACAAGTAGCTAAACTTACTAAAACTGATGGTTTTTATAAAAACCAAATGGTAAAAATACTATTGCCAGATGAATTGCAACAGGTAGATAAAACTTTACGTAAAATAGGGTTAAGTAAACTTGCTGATGAGGGATTAAAAGTAATGAATCGTGCTGCCGAAGATGCTGTAAAAGAAGCTACACCAATATTTGTATCGGCTGTTAAAAATATGACTTTTAATGATGCTAAAAATATACTTATGGGTGCTGATAATTCAGCGACAAATTACCTACAAAGTACAACATCATCACAATTATATACTAAATTTAATCCTGTTATAAAATCGTCTTTTGACAAAGTAGGAGCTGATAAAATATGGAGTAATATAATAGCTAAATATAATGCAGTCCCTTTTGTAGAAAAAGTAAACCCAGACCTTACTGATTATGTTACCAACAAAGCATTAGAAGGTGTTTTTACTATGATAGCGGTAGAAGAAAAGGATATACGTACTAATATTAACGAGAGAACATCTACGTTACTTAAAAAAGTATTTGCTTTGCAAGATTAA
- a CDS encoding di-heme oxidoreductase family protein, which produces MIKKILFPILILGFVSCQNDDTSSYTEVVDLSERLYAGGETTLFSVTSNAYRTPAPNLTSTDLEMHLLGDVDFESVFVTAPSTINQGLGPIFNSSSCISCHPRDGRAAFPDMLNNRSGLLLRSSIAGMDEHGGPNPVPGFGGQIQNQAIFGYMPEASYNVAFTEVIETFDDGTVVALRKPEFSLFDTYIPVPAGTMLSARIGSPVFGLGLLEAIPEADIVAMQDIADANGDGISGKANYVWDKFMQQTVLGRFGWKANTGTIRTQCATAYVEDMGITNVVHNTETGEGQSNGSDGFGDDPELSSDILDQVVLYCQTLAVPAPRGIDNVQVKQGAAIFERIGCASCHTPRQKTGYSPISAISFQTFYPYTDMLVHDMGEGLADNRPDYMADGREWKTRPLWGIGLTELVNGHTNFLHDGRARNLTEAILWHGGEAENTQKAFKKLKKSDREALLAFLGSL; this is translated from the coding sequence ATGATTAAAAAAATTCTTTTCCCGATTTTAATTTTAGGTTTTGTATCCTGTCAAAATGATGATACATCTAGTTATACTGAGGTAGTAGACTTATCTGAAAGGCTTTATGCTGGTGGCGAAACTACACTTTTTAGTGTAACCAGTAATGCTTATAGAACACCTGCACCAAACCTTACTAGTACTGATCTTGAAATGCACCTTTTAGGCGATGTAGATTTTGAATCTGTTTTTGTAACAGCTCCTTCTACTATCAATCAAGGGCTAGGGCCAATATTTAATAGTTCGTCTTGTATATCATGTCATCCGCGCGATGGTAGAGCAGCTTTTCCTGATATGCTTAATAACAGGAGTGGTTTATTGTTACGCTCTAGTATAGCAGGTATGGATGAACATGGCGGACCTAACCCTGTACCGGGATTTGGAGGACAAATACAAAATCAAGCGATATTTGGTTACATGCCCGAAGCAAGCTATAATGTAGCTTTTACCGAAGTTATAGAAACTTTTGATGATGGTACAGTTGTAGCATTACGCAAACCTGAATTTTCACTATTTGATACTTATATACCTGTACCTGCTGGTACAATGCTTTCGGCAAGAATAGGTTCACCTGTTTTTGGGTTAGGATTACTAGAGGCTATACCTGAAGCTGATATAGTAGCAATGCAAGATATAGCCGATGCTAATGGCGATGGTATATCTGGTAAAGCAAACTATGTTTGGGATAAGTTTATGCAACAAACAGTATTAGGACGTTTTGGCTGGAAAGCTAATACAGGAACTATAAGAACTCAATGTGCTACTGCTTATGTAGAAGATATGGGTATAACTAATGTAGTACATAATACAGAAACAGGCGAAGGGCAATCTAATGGTAGCGATGGTTTTGGCGATGACCCTGAACTATCTTCAGATATATTAGACCAAGTAGTTTTATATTGCCAAACGCTTGCCGTGCCTGCACCAAGAGGCATAGATAATGTACAGGTAAAACAAGGTGCTGCTATTTTTGAACGTATTGGTTGTGCATCATGCCATACACCGCGTCAAAAAACAGGATATAGTCCTATTTCGGCTATTTCGTTCCAAACATTTTATCCTTATACAGATATGCTTGTGCATGATATGGGAGAAGGACTTGCAGATAATAGACCTGATTATATGGCTGATGGTAGAGAATGGAAAACCCGACCTTTATGGGGTATAGGGCTTACTGAGCTTGTAAATGGGCATACAAATTTCTTACACGATGGTAGGGCACGCAATCTTACCGAAGCCATATTATGGCATGGAGGTGAGGCAGAAAATACTCAAAAAGCCTTTAAAAAGTTGAAAAAATCTGATAGAGAAGCGCTACTAGCATTCCTTGGTTCGCTATAG
- a CDS encoding imelysin family protein, whose product MKKRIFSLSLLAMASTTFIGCSNNDDSADTNTNGVLYTEVLTDLTTDVITATYNDLNEKALALRTAVSTLSTETTEENFNAARTAWSATRAPWEESEGFLYGPVDTGGIDPAMDTWPVDVSSMNAILNSGQPITPEVIATNNEARGFHLIEFLLWGENGDKTVEQMTERQLEYLVAAAADLQSNTQTLYDGWKADGGNFGSNFINAGVSSNLYPSQKAALEEVIEGIIIISDEVANGKIEDPLNSEGGTPNAQFEESRFSNNSKLDFANNIRSIQNIYMGDFNGVDGAGLTDIVALTNPTLDADIKAKITAAITAIENIPGTFTDAIYNNRESVSVAQQRVSELLAVLQGNLKPYVNSL is encoded by the coding sequence ATGAAAAAAAGAATATTCAGCCTTAGTCTTTTAGCAATGGCATCTACAACATTTATTGGTTGTAGTAATAACGATGATTCAGCAGATACTAATACTAATGGAGTACTTTATACAGAGGTTTTAACAGACTTAACAACAGATGTAATTACAGCAACATACAATGATCTTAATGAAAAAGCACTAGCATTAAGAACAGCTGTAAGCACACTTTCTACTGAGACTACTGAAGAAAATTTTAATGCTGCAAGAACAGCATGGAGTGCTACACGTGCACCATGGGAAGAGTCAGAGGGGTTTCTTTATGGTCCTGTAGATACAGGAGGTATAGACCCAGCAATGGATACATGGCCTGTAGATGTTAGCTCTATGAACGCTATACTTAATAGTGGTCAGCCTATAACACCAGAAGTTATTGCAACTAATAATGAAGCAAGAGGTTTTCACCTTATTGAGTTTTTATTATGGGGTGAAAACGGTGATAAAACAGTTGAGCAAATGACAGAGAGACAATTAGAGTATCTTGTAGCTGCTGCAGCCGACTTGCAAAGTAATACCCAAACATTATATGATGGATGGAAAGCAGATGGTGGTAACTTTGGATCAAACTTTATCAATGCAGGTGTAAGTAGTAACCTTTACCCTTCACAAAAAGCAGCACTTGAAGAAGTTATAGAAGGAATTATTATAATATCTGATGAGGTAGCTAATGGTAAAATTGAAGACCCTTTAAACTCTGAAGGTGGTACACCAAATGCTCAGTTTGAAGAGTCTCGTTTTAGTAATAACTCAAAACTTGATTTTGCAAACAACATCCGTAGTATTCAAAACATATATATGGGCGATTTTAATGGTGTAGATGGAGCAGGTCTTACAGATATTGTTGCACTTACTAACCCTACACTTGATGCTGATATTAAAGCAAAAATAACGGCTGCAATAACAGCGATAGAAAATATACCTGGTACTTTTACTGATGCTATTTATAATAATAGAGAATCGGTATCTGTAGCGCAGCAAAGAGTAAGTGAACTTTTAGCCGTACTTCAGGGTAACCTTAAGCCCTATGTTAATAGCCTGTAG
- a CDS encoding autotransporter outer membrane beta-barrel domain-containing protein — MKFKLIATFVLVLVVNFCSYAQIDSLQLEQLKQEVKKELREELKQELIDDNKTLINWSNFTLSGYGVVNYYNYTKYDTDPSIRDKFDAERLNLYLGYIFNDKISFKSEIEFEHGGTGSTIALDNQEEFGEYEQEVEAGGDVKIEQIHIDFKIKPYFNAKVGRMKLHFNLAQNLDRPIYYFTTHRQEMENEILPLGWYEVGVQFYGTFAKRFKYELSVTNGLDASGFSSRGWIKNGYQTRFDMVNGNSIALTGRLDYKFGTHKNTFVGLSAYINDAAANRPKPDMEESAYVTMFEGHITYNEDNLRFNSVVLWGNLENSNIVSRKNATLSNNLGVKRTPVGKNVLGFSFEGGYEVLHFIKPNATQKVYPFVRYDYYDTMYEVEGSVVKKPRWERSAVMGGFNWFVTPGIVFKAHYQNRTLGSDQIDPVTSLNTGEKQKENTFSAGIGFSF, encoded by the coding sequence ATGAAATTTAAATTAATAGCGACTTTTGTTTTAGTCTTGGTAGTAAATTTTTGTTCATACGCACAGATAGATTCACTACAATTAGAGCAGTTGAAACAAGAAGTTAAAAAAGAACTTCGTGAAGAGTTAAAGCAAGAATTAATTGATGATAATAAAACACTTATTAACTGGAGTAATTTTACATTAAGTGGTTATGGTGTAGTAAATTACTATAATTACACAAAATATGATACTGACCCTAGTATAAGAGATAAATTTGATGCTGAGCGTTTAAATTTATACTTAGGCTATATTTTTAATGACAAGATATCATTTAAATCAGAGATAGAGTTTGAGCATGGCGGTACGGGTTCTACTATAGCGCTAGATAATCAAGAAGAGTTTGGGGAATATGAGCAAGAAGTAGAAGCTGGTGGAGATGTGAAGATAGAGCAGATTCATATTGACTTCAAGATTAAGCCATATTTTAATGCAAAAGTTGGTAGAATGAAATTACACTTCAACTTAGCACAAAACCTTGATAGACCTATATACTATTTTACTACGCACCGTCAAGAGATGGAAAATGAAATACTACCATTAGGTTGGTATGAAGTAGGAGTACAGTTTTACGGGACTTTTGCAAAAAGATTTAAATATGAACTATCAGTAACTAATGGTCTTGACGCATCAGGTTTTAGCTCAAGAGGATGGATAAAAAATGGTTATCAAACTCGTTTTGATATGGTGAATGGTAACTCTATAGCACTTACAGGACGACTAGATTATAAGTTTGGTACACATAAAAATACATTTGTAGGGCTTTCGGCTTATATTAATGATGCAGCAGCCAACCGACCTAAACCAGATATGGAAGAGAGTGCTTATGTTACCATGTTTGAAGGGCATATAACTTATAACGAAGATAATTTACGATTTAACTCGGTAGTACTTTGGGGTAATTTAGAAAACTCTAATATCGTTTCTCGAAAAAATGCTACACTTTCTAACAATCTTGGAGTAAAACGTACGCCAGTAGGTAAAAATGTACTTGGTTTTTCATTTGAGGGTGGGTATGAAGTATTACACTTTATAAAACCTAACGCCACACAAAAAGTATATCCGTTTGTACGTTATGACTATTATGATACAATGTATGAAGTAGAGGGTAGTGTTGTAAAAAAACCACGCTGGGAACGTAGTGCAGTAATGGGAGGTTTCAACTGGTTTGTAACACCAGGAATAGTATTTAAAGCACATTACCAGAACCGTACATTGGGTTCTGATCAAATAGATCCTGTTACCTCATTAAACACAGGTGAAAAACAAAAAGAGAACACTTTCTCTGCGGGAATAGGTTTCTCATTTTAA